DNA from Actinoplanes sp. SE50/110:
CGCTGGCCAAGCTGGCCGCCGAGCATCGCGAGCTGGAGTATCGCCTGGTCACCTCGGATCCGGCCGGGGCCCGGCGGGTGGCCGGGGACACGCCGGGGGTCGCGGTCACCGGGGACCTGGTGATCCGGGCGCTCCTTCCGGCACTGGACGACCTGGTGGTGCGGCTGGTGCGGGCCGGCATCGCGGTGCGCGAGCTGACCCCGGCCGTGTCGCCGCTGGAAGCCGCCTTCCTGTCACTCACCGAAGCAGCCGCGGCATGACCGCCGGCATCGCACCGGACCCGCAACGGACCGGCGAGCGACCGGTGCCGGTGCCGGTGCGGCGGGGGTATCGGTTCGAGCTGGTGAAGCTCGGGGCGCAGTGGCGCATCCGGCTACTGGTCCTGGCCTGCTGGATCGCGCCCGGGTTGTTCGTGGCGGGGGTCGGTCAGCAGACGACGTTGCCGGTGGACACGCTGTTCGGGCGGTGGATGCTCGCGACCGGGTGGGCGAGTCCGCTGGTCATGCTCGGGTTCGCCGGCACGTGGGGGCTGCCGCTGCTGGCGGCGCCGGCCGCGGGCGACGTGTTCGCGGTGGAGGACCGGCTGGGGACCTGGCGGCATCTGCTGGTCACGGTGCGGTCACCGCGGCGGATCTTCGTGGCCAAGACGCTGGCCGGCCTGACGGTGATCGTGCTGCTGGTGGCGGGGCTGGCCGTGTCCAGCACGGTGGGCGGGCTGCTCGCGGTGGGTGACCACCCGCTGATCGGACTCGATGGGCAGGTGCTGACGGCGGGGTCCGCCGGCGTACCGGCAATCCTGTCCTGGATTTCTGCCCTTGCCCCGACCCTGGCGCTGGCCGCGATCGGGCTGCTCGGTTCGGTGGCACTCGGCCGCAACCCGATGGGGCTGCTGCTGCCCGCGATGGTGGGGCTGGGCATGCAGGTGGCGCAGATGCTGCCGCTGCCGGTGGCGGTGCGCCTGGCGTTGCCCATTCACGCGTTCCTCAGCTGGCACGGCCTGTTCACCAGCCCGCGCGAGCTCGGTCCGCTTCTGATCAGCGTCGCGGTCAGTCTGCTGTGGGCGGCCGCGGCCACCGCTCTGGCCTACCGGATCTTCGTGCGCCGGGACTTCACCCCTGCGGCGTACGACGGCTCGGGCCGCCGCGCGCTGGTCGATGGCGCCCTGCCGCTGGCCGGTCTGGCGGTGGCGACGGTCGGGCTGTTGCTCGTCACGGTGCCCGGCTCGACCGGGACCGGGATCACCCAGGCGCGGGTGGAGTCCTCGGTGGCGACCACTTTCGCCCGTCTCTATCGGCTGCAGGCCGGGCAGTTGCACCGGCCGGACGTGACCGAGGCGCAGTTGCAGGCGGCCGCGGCGTGCACGAAGGGCGGCGGTCTGGTCGACGCGGAGGGGCCGGGCAACGACTGGCGCTGCGTCGTCTCCTGGCATCTGCCCGAGGTGACCGCTGTGGGTCAGGCCGTCTACCAGCTGGATGTCGCCACGGACGGGCGGTATGTCGCGGACGGCGACGGCCCGAAAGAGGTGAACGGCTATTTCGTCGTGCGCACCGACAACGGCGACGCACCGAATCCGCTCTGGCAGTTCGACGGCATCGTCGAGCTGCTTCCGAAGGGATAGCGACTATGCAGGTACAGCGCCGCAGGCAGGTGAGACAGAGGTCCGGCCGGTGGTTCGCGGTGACCGCCGGGACGACCGCGACGGTCGTGCTGGCCGGGGCCGGGGTGGCCTACGGGTCGACCCTCCCGTTCGGTCACGACCAGGTCGGACAGGTCACCGCGAAGGGGCAGGTGGTCTCCGCCGATCAGTACATCGACCCGATCGGCAAGCGCCTGGTCATCGACAAGGGCAAGATCATGTCCGCGGTGGTGAGCCCGGACGGCACGCACGTGGCCGCGTCGATCACCGACGGCGGGATGGCGCTGGCCGTCGTCGACCTCACGACGTGGCGGGTGCAGCAGCTGATCGGCAACAACGCGGCCGCCGACCTGAAGATCAGCGGTAACGACGTCGGGCAGGAGGGTCCCACCTACTCCCCCGACGGCAGACAGCTGTGGCTTGCCCAGGCGACCGGATACCGCAGATTCACCGTGCACGACGACGGCACGCTCGCCGACCCGGCGTTCGTCCCGATCCCCACCGACGCGACGAAGAAGGCCCTGGCCGGGCAGGCCGTGTTCAGCGCGGACGGCGCTACCGTGTACGCCGCGGTCAACGGGCAGAACCGGGTGGTCGCGATCGACGCGGCGACCGGTGCGATCACCCGGAGCTGGGCAACCGGCAACGCGCCGCGGGACCTGGCGCTGGTCGGGTCCAAGCTGTACGTCAGCAACGAGGGCGGGCGCACCGCGGTCACCGGCGACACCACGCTGAACTCTTACGACACGCAGGTGCCGGCCAATCCGGTGACCGGCGCGACGACGACCGGCACGGTCAGCGTGATCAACGTGGCGGATCCGGACGCGGCGGTCGGCAGCATCACCGTGGGGCTGCACCCGACCGCGGTGTACGCGCACGGCAGCACGCTGTTCGTCACCAACACCGCCACCAACGACGTCTCGGTGATCGACACCGCCCGGGACGCGGTGGTGCAGACGATCGCCACGCAGCCCTGGCCGGAGGCGTCGGTCGGGTACGAGCCGGATGCGGTGACCCTGACCGGCGACGGGCACCTGCTGGTCACCCTGGGACGGGCGAACGCCGTCGCGGTCTACCGGTTCCGCGGGGCACAGGAGCCGGTCAGCTACGTGGGGCTGCTGCCGACCGACTACTTCCCGGCCGAGATCGCGACGGTCGGCGGGCAGGTGCTGGTGGCCAACACCCGGGGCATCGACGCGCGGCGGCCCACCACCGCGGCCGGGCACGGCAGCCACGACACCACGTCCAGCCTGCAGCGGTTCGCGCTGCCCGCGGATCGGGTGATCAAGGCGTACACCGCCAAGGTCTTCCGGCAGAACGGCTGGACCCCGGGCTCGGTGGTCGAGGCCCCGAAACGGGGACGCGTGCGGGCGACGCCGGTGCCGGCGCGGCTCGGCGACCCGTCGACGATCAAACACGTGTTCCTGATCGTCAAGGAGAACCGGACGTACGACCAGATGTTCGGCGACGAGCCACGGGCGGACGGTGACCCTGCGGTGGCCGAGTTCGGCGAGACCGTGACGCCGAACCAGCACGCGCTCGAACGGCAGTTCGGGCTGTACGACAACACCTACGACATCGGCACCAACTCGGCCGAAGGGCACAACTGGCTGATGCAGGCCGACGACCCGGAGTACACCGAGTCCTCGGCCGGCGAGTACACGCGCAGCTACGACACCGAGGACGATGCACTGGGTCACCAGCGGACCGGGTTCATCTGGACCGGCGCGCAGGCGGCCGGCAGGACGGTGCGCGACTTCGGCGAATTCCACCAGTTCCTCACCAAGCCGGCCGATGCGACCTGGCAGAACCTGTACTGCGACGCGAAGACCATGAGCGCCGCGGGGGCGGACACGGCGTACCACCTCGTGTCGTCCTCGCCGATCCCGTCGCTGAACAGCGTGTCGGTGCCCGGCTTCCCGAAGTTCGACACCGCGGTGCCGGACATCTACCGGTACGAGATCTGGAAGCGGGACTTCGAGCACAACGGCCCGGCGAACCTGAACATGTTCTGGCTGTCCAGCGACCACACCGGTGGCCCGCCGAGCGCCGCCGCGCAGGTCGCCGACAACGATCTCGCGGTCGGGAAGATGGTCGACACCATCTCGCACTCGAAGTACTGGAAGGACTCGGCGATCTTCGTGGTCGAGGACGACTCGCAGGCCGGGCTGGACCACGTCGACGGGCATCGGGCGCCGATCCAGGTCATCAGCCCGTACGCGCGGCACGGTGTGGTGGACAGCCGGTACTACTCGCAGATCACGATGATCCGCACGATCGAGCAGATCCTCGGGGTCCACCCGATGAACCAGAAGGACAGCGCGGCCACGCCGATGGTCACCGCGTTCACCGGGCGGCCGGACTTCACGCCGTTCACCGCGCTGCCGAACCGCACCTCGCTGACCCTGGGCCTGTCGACGCCGCCGCCGTGCGGTGCGGACACCCCGGTGGCGGCAGCCCCCGCGGCGGCCGTCCCGGCGGCGGTCACCCCGCTGGTCGCGCAGTGGGAGGCGTGGAAGTCCCGGCAGCGGCTGACCGGTCCGGACGCGGTGCCTGACTTCGCCAACCCGGCGCAGATGAACCACTTCACCTGGTATCAGACGCACAACTGGACCAAGCCGTACCCGGGGGAGGCGACGATCGTCGCGCCCGATCGGGTGCCGGGGGCGTACCTGCCGTCGACAGATACCGACTAAGCGTGTATTACTTGATTACATGATTACGGGCACGGGTGCGTCATGATCGTCGAATACCTCCGCTACCGGGTCGATGCTGACCGGGCCGCCGGGTTCGAGCAGGCGTACCAGCGGGCGGCCGTGCAGCTGGCGGCCGCCCCGCAGTGCGTCGACTACGAGTTGAGCCGCTGCGTCGACGAGCCGGCGGCATACCTGCTGCGGATCACCTGGACATCGGCCGAAGATCATCTGAAGGGATTCCGGGGCGGCGAGCTCTTCCCCGGTTTTCTGGCCGAGATCCGGCCCTACGTCGACGACATCGAAGAAATGCGGCACTACGAGGTGACCGGGGTGCACGGCACCGGGGGCTCGGTGCCGACGATGTACGAGTGGGCCGGCGGCGCGGCGGCCTTCGAACGGCTCACCGCAGCCTTCTACACCCGGGTCCTCGCCGACGACACGATCGGCCCGCTGTTCGCCCACATGGACCCGTCCCACCCGAGATATGTGGCGATGTGGCTGTCCGAAGTGTTCGGCGGCCCCTCCGCGTACACCGACTCGCGCGGCGGATACGCCCACATGCTGGGCAAACACCTCGGGCGGGCGATCACCGAGCAGCAACGCCGCCGCTGGGTGGCGCTGCTCGTGGACGCCGCCGACGAGGTCGGGCTGCCCGACGACCCGGAGTTCCGGGCCGCGTTCATGGGCTACATCGAGTGGGGCACCCGACTGGCCCTGGCCAACTCGCAGCCCGGCGCCGCACCACCACGACAGGCGCCGGTGCCGCACTGGGGCTGGGGGGTGGCGCCGCCGTACCGGGTACCGTGACGGTGTGGATCTTCCGAACGACGCCGCGGCCATCATCTTCGACTGCGACGGCCTGCTCGTCGACAGCGAGACCTGCTGGACACGCGCCGAGACGACCCTGTTCGCCGAGCACGGCCACGGCTTCGGGCCGGAGCAGAAGAACCTGCTGATCGGCAAGACGCTGCCGGCCGCCGGCGAGGTGATGGCCGACCACTTCGGTCTGCCCGGCAGCGGCCCGGCCCTGGCGGCACGACTCTCCGCCCTGGTCGCGCAGGAATTGGCGACGGGCGCGGAGCCGCTACCGGGGGCCCGGAACCTGGTCGAGTCGCTGCTGGGCCGGGTCCCGATCGCGGTCGCCAGCAACAGCCCGCGCGCCTTCGTCGACGCCGCGCTGATCACTTCCGGCCTGGCCGACCTGTTCAAGTACGTGTATGCGGTCGGCGACGTCGAACACGGCAAACCGGCACCCGACCTCTACCTGGCGGCCTGCGCGGGCCTCGGCGCCGACCCGGCCCGCTGCGTGGCCTTCGAGGACTCGGCGACCGGCGTCGCCTCCGCCAGCGCCGCCGGCCTCTTCGTGATCGGCGTGCCATCGGTCCCGGGCACCACCCTCAAAGCCCACCGGTCGTACGCGTCGTTGACCGATCCTGGACTGCTGGCCTGGGCTGACCGCCTCGCATCGTGAGCCGGCAGCGGCCGCCCCGGTGACCGACCATGGCACGGAACCGCCGGACATCGTCGCACCGTCGCTGCGATCGGTGAACCCACCGCCGGAGCGGACGACGGGAAATCGCTTCCCGCCGCGTATGAACGGTCCTATCCTGCGCCGATGGCACGCTGCCAGCCGCCGTTGCTGACACCGAGGTGGGGCCGATGCCCCACGTGACGATCCATGCACTCGAACACGAGCTGGCCAGCCATGAACCGGCCCTCATCGCGAAACTGACCACCGCCGTCGTATCCGTTTACGGCGAACGGGTCCGCAGCTCAGTGGACGTCAAGCTGGTCGGCATCCCGGCCGGACGGTGGGCTCGCGGCGGAGCGGCGGTCGCGACGGCTGCACCCTCGGTCACGTTCGGCATGCGCGAGGAAGTGTTCGCCCGACCGGACGCGGCCACCGTCGCCGCACACCTGGTCGCCGCGCTCGCCGAGGCCATCACCGCCGTTTTCGGCGACGGTTGCCGGGGCGACGTTCTCGTCGAACCGGTCGGCCGGCCCACGTCCCGGTCCGGGCTCGGCGGCAGGGTGATCGACGTCGTCAGCGATTGACGACGACATGGTCGAGCTCCCTTCACCCGAGGACCCGGACGCCGCACCGGCTGCCGTCGTGGCGCTGCGGCACAGCCGGCACCCCCATGGCGGTGACCCGACAGCGGACGACGATCCGCAGCCCGACGTACCACCAGGATCCGATCCGGATCAGTCAGGTACGCATCGACGGGCCTCCCTGCGCCCGACACCCTGTGGAGGCGGGGCTAACACGCTGCCGCGTTTCAGGAGTGGGTGGCTCCGGACATCTGGGTGATCATCTGGACGGACCGCTCCACGGTGTCGTATCCCCGGGGAATCATCACCCGCTCGTAGGCGGCGACCGCGTCGGGTAGTGGCCTGCCGGACAGCAGCTCGGCGGCCAGGGTCGCGGCGTCCTGCAGGGCGGTGTTGGCGCCCACTCCCCCGGCCGGCGGCATGGTGTGCACGGCATCACCGAGCAGGGTCACCGGACCGGGCGCCCACGGGTCGGTGCGGACGCTCGCTCGGATGGTGATGGGGAAGAAGGAGGAGCCATCGGCGTACGAAAGAAGCTGCTGAATTTTCGGATGCCAGTCGTCGGGTTGACCGGTGCCGGCCGGGCCGACCAGCGCGATCATCAGGTAGCCGGGGCGGCCGTCCCGGTAGACCACCGGCGCGAAGCCGGCGCCCCAGCCCCCGCTCCCGGTCACCCAGCAGAACCCGCGGCGGAAATCGGCCGGGATCAGCGGGCCGGTGGTGGCGTCGATCGGCATCCGGCCGTATCGGCAGCGCAGCCCGAGATCGCGCGGCGCGGCGCCGGGGAGCAGCCGGGCGCGCACCGCCGAGCCGGCCCCGTCCGCACCCACCAGCAGATCGCCCTCGTCGGTGCCGCCCTCGGCGAACGTCACCCGGACCCGGCCGGCCTCGGTGACCCGGTAGTCGGCCACGGTGTGGCCGAAGTGGACGAGGTCGGTCACACCGGTGAGCAGGCCGCGGCGGAACGTCTCCCGATCGACGTTGGTGATCTCCGTGTCCGGGATGCCGGGGAACTCCTGGGCGAACACCCGCCGCAGGTCGGGGGTCAGGGTGGCGACCAGGTCGCCGGTGACACCGCTGGTGTCCCGAACCAGATCGAGGACGGCGGGCGGCAGACAGTCGCGCAGGGCGGCGTTGCCATCCGCGTCGATGTGCAGGCGGTAGCCCTGACCGCGGGTCTGCGGACCGGGGTCACGCTCGTGGACGGCGACCTCGAAGCCGCCGCGGTGCAGGGCCTGGGCGAGCGCGAGACCACCGAGACCGGCGCCGCTGATCAGGATTTTCGTCATGCCCGACACGGTATCAAGCGCCCGCATGTCTTTGTCAATCATGTGATTGATTGATCCGGTGTAGGGTCCGTCTGTGACATCACCACGTCCGCGCAGGTCACCCCCGCCTCAGGAACGCCGGCGAGACCCGGAACGCACCCGCCGGAAGATTCTGGAGGCGGCCGCCGTCGAGTTCGCCGACCACGGCTACGCCGGCGCCCGCACCCGGGCCATCGCCGCCCGCGCCGGCGTCAACCAGCAACTGGTGTCGTACTACTTCGGCGGCAAGGAAGGCCTCTACCGGGCCATGTCCGACCAGTGGCGGCAGCGCCGCGACGACCTCGCCCCGGACGGCACCCCGATGCCCGAACAGCTCCGCCGGTACGCCATGGAGATCGTGCACAACCCGGACGGTGTCCGGATGTTCGCCTGGAGCGGCCTGCAGTACACCGGCCCCGACGACGACCCGGACCGGGACTCCCGCACCCAGATGCTCGGCGGCAGCGTCACCCACCTGCGCCGGCTCCAGGAGGCGGGCCGGCTGCCGGCCGAGATCGACCCGGTCTGCCTGCAGATCATGCTGATGGCCGCCAGCATGGCCACCACGACGCTGCCGCACGTGATCGAGGGGTTGTGCGGGGCGGACCCGCGCTCCCCCGAGTTCGTCGAACACTACGCCGACCAGGTCGCCCTGGTGGCCCGCCTGCTCGGCCTCGACGAGGACTGATCAGGCGGGCCGGGCCTCACTTCAGGTGGCGGGGCAGGAAGTCGTGGTCGAGGCCGTACCACCGGATCCGCCGGTGGTCGCCCGGGTTGGCGTGCAGGGTCTTCTCCGGGCTGGCGAACGCGTCGAACAGCTCCAGGGCCTCGGCCCGGGTGACGTGTTCGTCGTCCCACGGCATCAGGAACTGGACCGGGACGGTGATCCGGCGCGCGGCTTGCCGGGCCGCGTCGTACACGAAGAAGCCGCTGCCGAAGACGGCGGCCCTGATCCGGGGATCTGCCGCGGTCAGCTGGAGGCCGATCGCGGTGCCCAGGGTGATGCCGCCGCCGTAACCGATCGGCGCGTCCGGGCCGATCTCCGGCAGCTGTTGCAGCGCGTCCAGGGTCTGCTGCCACTCGGGAACCGCCTGGGCGGCCAGGTGGATGCCGTAGCGGACGCTGGCCGACCGGAACAGCGACGGGTCGCCGGAGGCGAAGGCGGCGCGGGCCCGGTCGTCCTCGGGGCCGCGGGGGCGGTCGCCGTGGCCGGGGGCGTCGATCGCGGCGACCCGGAAACCGTGGGCGGTGACCAGGTCGCGGGCCCGGGCCGCCTGGGCGGGGGTCTTCTTGTGCAGGCCACCGCCGTGACCCATGAGGATCAGCGGGCCGGGACCGGCGTCGCCGGCCGGTGACCAGAGGACGCCGGGGATGTCACCGACGAGGAAGTCGCGTTCGAGGACGCCGTCGGCGGTGGTCTGGGCGGTGAAGTGGAGCGAGTGCATGACGGGTTGCCTTCCGATGGCGGTCGGGGCTCCCGGCAATCCTCAGCTCAATCGCCTGATCGTGACGGCGAGGGGAGCACCCACGTGGTTACTGCGGTCATGGGTCTCACCTCCTCGACGGGGTCACGATCGAGCCGGACACTATCAGATCCCGGCCGGGTGTCCATCGTGGATCACCCGGCCGGGAGGAAGAGCCCGGGATCAGGGCACGAACACCGCGCGTACGCAGTCGTCCTTCTTGTCCTTGAAGATCTGGTAGCCCTCGGGCGCCCGGTCCAGCGGCATCACATGGGTGGCCAGGTGTTCGGTGGTGAGCTCACCCGTGGCCATCCGGTCCAGCAGCATCGGGATGTAGCGCTGCCCGTGCATCTGGGCGCCGCGTACCGTCAATCCCTTGTTCATCAACGCACCCAGCGGAAACTTGTCGACGAAACCGGCGTAGACGCCGAGGACGAACACCGAGCCGCCCTTGCGGCAGGCGTGGATCGCCTCGCGGACCGCGATCGGCCGGTCGGTCTGCAGCCGCAGCTGCTGTTTGAGCTGGTCGTAGGCGAAGTGCGGGCCGGGCGCGTGCGCCTCCATGCCGACCGCCTCGATGCACACGTCCGGGCCGCGGCCGCCGCTGAGCTCGCGCAGTTCGCCGGCGATGTCGGTCTGCTCGTAGTTCAGGGTCTCCGCGCCGATGTGCTGCCGGACCTGCCGCAGCCGGTTCTCGAGCCGGTCGATGACGACCACCCGGTCGGCGCCGAGCAGCACGGCGGCGCGGGCCGCCATCTGCCCGACCGCCCCGGCGCCCCACACCGCGACCACGTCGCCCGGGGCGACCCCGGCCAGGTCGGCGCCCATCCAGCCGGTGGCGGCCGTGTCGGAGGCGAACAGCGCGCGCTCGTCGCTGACCGCTTCCGGGACGGTGAACGCGCCGACGTCGGCGAACGGCACCCGGATGTATTCGGCGTGGCTGCCGGCGTTGCCGCCCATCGCGTGCGAGTAGCCGAAGCAGCCGCTGGGCGCGTGCCCCCACAGGGTTTCGGTGATCGCCGGGTTGGTGTTGCCGTTGTCGCACAGCGAGTAGAGCTTCTGGTCGCAGTACCAGCAGTTGCCGCAGGCGATGAACGACGACACCACGACCCGGTCGCCGACCCGGTGGTTGCGCACGTCCGGGCCGATCTCGACGACCTCGCCGAGGAATTCGTGCCCGAGCACGTCGCCCTTCTGCATGAACGGGATGTACCCGCCGAGCAGGTGCAGGTCGGAGCCG
Protein-coding regions in this window:
- a CDS encoding alkaline phosphatase family protein — translated: MTAGTTATVVLAGAGVAYGSTLPFGHDQVGQVTAKGQVVSADQYIDPIGKRLVIDKGKIMSAVVSPDGTHVAASITDGGMALAVVDLTTWRVQQLIGNNAAADLKISGNDVGQEGPTYSPDGRQLWLAQATGYRRFTVHDDGTLADPAFVPIPTDATKKALAGQAVFSADGATVYAAVNGQNRVVAIDAATGAITRSWATGNAPRDLALVGSKLYVSNEGGRTAVTGDTTLNSYDTQVPANPVTGATTTGTVSVINVADPDAAVGSITVGLHPTAVYAHGSTLFVTNTATNDVSVIDTARDAVVQTIATQPWPEASVGYEPDAVTLTGDGHLLVTLGRANAVAVYRFRGAQEPVSYVGLLPTDYFPAEIATVGGQVLVANTRGIDARRPTTAAGHGSHDTTSSLQRFALPADRVIKAYTAKVFRQNGWTPGSVVEAPKRGRVRATPVPARLGDPSTIKHVFLIVKENRTYDQMFGDEPRADGDPAVAEFGETVTPNQHALERQFGLYDNTYDIGTNSAEGHNWLMQADDPEYTESSAGEYTRSYDTEDDALGHQRTGFIWTGAQAAGRTVRDFGEFHQFLTKPADATWQNLYCDAKTMSAAGADTAYHLVSSSPIPSLNSVSVPGFPKFDTAVPDIYRYEIWKRDFEHNGPANLNMFWLSSDHTGGPPSAAAQVADNDLAVGKMVDTISHSKYWKDSAIFVVEDDSQAGLDHVDGHRAPIQVISPYARHGVVDSRYYSQITMIRTIEQILGVHPMNQKDSAATPMVTAFTGRPDFTPFTALPNRTSLTLGLSTPPPCGADTPVAAAPAAAVPAAVTPLVAQWEAWKSRQRLTGPDAVPDFANPAQMNHFTWYQTHNWTKPYPGEATIVAPDRVPGAYLPSTDTD
- a CDS encoding antibiotic biosynthesis monooxygenase — protein: MIVEYLRYRVDADRAAGFEQAYQRAAVQLAAAPQCVDYELSRCVDEPAAYLLRITWTSAEDHLKGFRGGELFPGFLAEIRPYVDDIEEMRHYEVTGVHGTGGSVPTMYEWAGGAAAFERLTAAFYTRVLADDTIGPLFAHMDPSHPRYVAMWLSEVFGGPSAYTDSRGGYAHMLGKHLGRAITEQQRRRWVALLVDAADEVGLPDDPEFRAAFMGYIEWGTRLALANSQPGAAPPRQAPVPHWGWGVAPPYRVP
- a CDS encoding ABC transporter permease, which translates into the protein MTAGIAPDPQRTGERPVPVPVRRGYRFELVKLGAQWRIRLLVLACWIAPGLFVAGVGQQTTLPVDTLFGRWMLATGWASPLVMLGFAGTWGLPLLAAPAAGDVFAVEDRLGTWRHLLVTVRSPRRIFVAKTLAGLTVIVLLVAGLAVSSTVGGLLAVGDHPLIGLDGQVLTAGSAGVPAILSWISALAPTLALAAIGLLGSVALGRNPMGLLLPAMVGLGMQVAQMLPLPVAVRLALPIHAFLSWHGLFTSPRELGPLLISVAVSLLWAAAATALAYRIFVRRDFTPAAYDGSGRRALVDGALPLAGLAVATVGLLLVTVPGSTGTGITQARVESSVATTFARLYRLQAGQLHRPDVTEAQLQAAAACTKGGGLVDAEGPGNDWRCVVSWHLPEVTAVGQAVYQLDVATDGRYVADGDGPKEVNGYFVVRTDNGDAPNPLWQFDGIVELLPKG
- a CDS encoding TetR/AcrR family transcriptional regulator; translated protein: MTSPRPRRSPPPQERRRDPERTRRKILEAAAVEFADHGYAGARTRAIAARAGVNQQLVSYYFGGKEGLYRAMSDQWRQRRDDLAPDGTPMPEQLRRYAMEIVHNPDGVRMFAWSGLQYTGPDDDPDRDSRTQMLGGSVTHLRRLQEAGRLPAEIDPVCLQIMLMAASMATTTLPHVIEGLCGADPRSPEFVEHYADQVALVARLLGLDED
- a CDS encoding dienelactone hydrolase family protein, with the translated sequence MHSLHFTAQTTADGVLERDFLVGDIPGVLWSPAGDAGPGPLILMGHGGGLHKKTPAQAARARDLVTAHGFRVAAIDAPGHGDRPRGPEDDRARAAFASGDPSLFRSASVRYGIHLAAQAVPEWQQTLDALQQLPEIGPDAPIGYGGGITLGTAIGLQLTAADPRIRAAVFGSGFFVYDAARQAARRITVPVQFLMPWDDEHVTRAEALELFDAFASPEKTLHANPGDHRRIRWYGLDHDFLPRHLK
- a CDS encoding zinc-dependent alcohol dehydrogenase; translated protein: MKALQWEGVNKLAVGTVPDPELRNPGDIIVKVAKTVTCGSDLHLLGGYIPFMQKGDVLGHEFLGEVVEIGPDVRNHRVGDRVVVSSFIACGNCWYCDQKLYSLCDNGNTNPAITETLWGHAPSGCFGYSHAMGGNAGSHAEYIRVPFADVGAFTVPEAVSDERALFASDTAATGWMGADLAGVAPGDVVAVWGAGAVGQMAARAAVLLGADRVVVIDRLENRLRQVRQHIGAETLNYEQTDIAGELRELSGGRGPDVCIEAVGMEAHAPGPHFAYDQLKQQLRLQTDRPIAVREAIHACRKGGSVFVLGVYAGFVDKFPLGALMNKGLTVRGAQMHGQRYIPMLLDRMATGELTTEHLATHVMPLDRAPEGYQIFKDKKDDCVRAVFVP
- a CDS encoding NAD(P)/FAD-dependent oxidoreductase → MTKILISGAGLGGLALAQALHRGGFEVAVHERDPGPQTRGQGYRLHIDADGNAALRDCLPPAVLDLVRDTSGVTGDLVATLTPDLRRVFAQEFPGIPDTEITNVDRETFRRGLLTGVTDLVHFGHTVADYRVTEAGRVRVTFAEGGTDEGDLLVGADGAGSAVRARLLPGAAPRDLGLRCRYGRMPIDATTGPLIPADFRRGFCWVTGSGGWGAGFAPVVYRDGRPGYLMIALVGPAGTGQPDDWHPKIQQLLSYADGSSFFPITIRASVRTDPWAPGPVTLLGDAVHTMPPAGGVGANTALQDAATLAAELLSGRPLPDAVAAYERVMIPRGYDTVERSVQMITQMSGATHS
- a CDS encoding HAD family phosphatase, translating into MDLPNDAAAIIFDCDGLLVDSETCWTRAETTLFAEHGHGFGPEQKNLLIGKTLPAAGEVMADHFGLPGSGPALAARLSALVAQELATGAEPLPGARNLVESLLGRVPIAVASNSPRAFVDAALITSGLADLFKYVYAVGDVEHGKPAPDLYLAACAGLGADPARCVAFEDSATGVASASAAGLFVIGVPSVPGTTLKAHRSYASLTDPGLLAWADRLAS